A single window of Vigna unguiculata cultivar IT97K-499-35 chromosome 1, ASM411807v1, whole genome shotgun sequence DNA harbors:
- the LOC114176275 gene encoding probable calcium-binding protein CML41: MKLVKRDYERVMKYFDEDGDGKISPWELRKKLGMMGDELVLKEVELLVQELDSDGDGCVSMEDLVKMMEGAGEEEKMRDLEEAFEMYNDSEMLGFITPNSLQTMLGRLGESKSIHQCKAMIHHFDLNGDGLLSFHEFTLMMH; encoded by the coding sequence ATGAAGTTGGTTAAGAGAGATTATGAGCGTGTGATGAAGTACTTCGATGAAGATGGTGATGGGAAGATTTCGCCATGGGAGCTGAGGAAGAAGCTGGGGATGATGGGTGATGAGTTAGTGTTGAAAGAGGTTGAATTGTTGGTTCAGGAATTGGATTCCGACGGTGATGGGTGTGTGAGTATGGAGGATCTGGTGAAGATGATGGAAGGTGCaggagaagaagagaagatgaGGGATTTGGAAGAGGCTTTTGAGATGTACAATGATTCTGAAATGTTAGGGTTCATAACTCCCAACAGCTTGCAAACAATGCTTGGTAGGTTAGGGGAATCAAAATCCATCCACCAATGCAAAGCCATGATTCATCACTTTGATCTCAATGGTGATGGCCTCCTCAGCTTTCATGAGTTTACACTCATGATGCACTGA